The following are encoded in a window of Sandaracinaceae bacterium genomic DNA:
- a CDS encoding SCO family protein, with amino-acid sequence MTTSPHLLRAPRSTAYAVCALALASSGAWVVPAAAQEWLPNENGARPSRAAPGIERIRVNEQLDQQLPMDLEFTDHTGRQVRLGDYFSAGKPVLLTFAYHTCPTLCSMVLDATSRGIMQAEWSPGVEYTAVTISIDPDDTVAQAAAKRAELLETLGKPAAERGWHFLVGDQDAITAATEAAGYHYFYNANQEQYAHPAAIMFLTPEGRFARYLYGLEFNPNDFRLALLEASQGRSISTTEHFLLYCYAYDASANTYTVMAMNVMKLGGLITVFVLGGFLTFFWRRERRRATSESMRAAQDAESIRIALDAQPNQVRTS; translated from the coding sequence ATGACCACCTCGCCCCACCTCCTTCGCGCCCCACGCTCCACGGCCTATGCCGTGTGTGCGCTGGCGCTCGCGTCGAGCGGGGCGTGGGTGGTTCCGGCGGCGGCGCAGGAGTGGCTGCCGAACGAGAACGGGGCGCGTCCATCGCGGGCCGCGCCTGGCATCGAGCGCATCCGCGTCAACGAGCAGCTGGACCAGCAGCTCCCCATGGACCTCGAGTTCACCGACCACACCGGTCGCCAGGTGCGCCTCGGGGACTACTTCAGCGCGGGTAAGCCCGTGCTCCTCACCTTCGCCTATCACACCTGTCCCACGCTCTGCTCCATGGTGCTTGACGCGACCTCGCGCGGCATCATGCAGGCGGAGTGGTCCCCCGGTGTCGAGTACACGGCAGTGACCATCAGCATCGACCCGGACGACACGGTGGCCCAGGCCGCCGCCAAGCGCGCCGAGCTGCTGGAGACACTGGGCAAGCCCGCCGCCGAGCGCGGCTGGCACTTCTTGGTCGGAGACCAAGACGCGATCACGGCGGCCACCGAGGCCGCTGGGTACCACTACTTCTACAACGCCAACCAGGAACAGTACGCGCACCCCGCGGCCATCATGTTCCTGACCCCCGAGGGGCGCTTCGCGCGCTACCTCTACGGCCTCGAGTTCAACCCGAACGACTTCCGCTTGGCCCTCCTCGAGGCGTCCCAGGGGCGGTCGATCTCCACCACCGAGCACTTCCTGCTCTACTGCTATGCCTATGACGCGAGCGCCAACACCTACACGGTGATGGCCATGAACGTCATGAAGCTGGGCGGTCTGATCACGGTCTTCGTGCTCGGCGGTTTCCTCACCTTCTTTTGGCGGCGCGAGCGTCGCCGTGCCACCTCCGAGTCGATGCGGGCTGCCCAGGACGCCGAGTCCATCCGCATTGCACTCGACGCCCAGCCCAACCAGGTGCGAACGTCATGA
- the ctaD gene encoding cytochrome c oxidase subunit I: MSTEATTAPAEHGAHAHDGDLPNYLTHERGIKSWATTLDHKRIGLMYLASILAAFFLGGIMALLVRTELLFAGRTIMNVDTYNQVFTLHGAIMVFLFIIPSIPGALGNFFLPIMLGAKDVAFPRLNLGSFYIYCFGAVFLVIGIVVGHVDTGWTFYTPYSSRADYSVIWMTMGVFILGFSSILTGVNFIATVHTMRAPGMNWRRLPLFIWGIYATSVIQVLATPVLAITLLLLTMEKALGIAVFDPAIGGDPVLFQHFFWFYSHPAVYIMILPGMAIVNELIGTFSRRKIFGYMFVAMSSVALALLGFLVWGHHMFTSGMSEYSTMVFSALTFLVAIPSGVKIFNWVATLYQGSISLASPMLYALGFIALFTIGGVTGLFLGTLSTDIHLHDTYFVVAHFHYVMVGGTVFGFIGGLHYWWPKMTGKMYDENWARVAWALVFTGFNVTFFSQFVLGSQGMPRRYYDYLPRFHNLHMTSSGGAYILGVGFTVMAIMFIKSLRSGAKASENPWGSAGYEWLTTTPPHPHNFHEQPVITRGPYDYHLCTDLELFEGHHKDFVAEDAK, from the coding sequence ATGTCTACTGAAGCAACCACCGCCCCCGCAGAGCACGGCGCCCACGCGCACGACGGCGACCTGCCCAACTACCTGACCCACGAGCGCGGCATCAAGAGCTGGGCCACCACGCTGGACCACAAGCGCATCGGCCTGATGTACCTCGCGTCCATCTTGGCGGCGTTCTTCTTGGGCGGCATCATGGCGCTCCTGGTGCGCACCGAGCTCCTGTTCGCGGGCCGCACCATCATGAACGTGGACACCTACAACCAGGTGTTCACGCTGCATGGCGCCATCATGGTGTTCCTCTTCATCATCCCGTCCATCCCGGGCGCGCTGGGCAACTTCTTCCTGCCCATCATGCTGGGTGCCAAGGACGTGGCGTTCCCGCGCCTGAACCTGGGCAGCTTCTACATCTACTGCTTCGGCGCGGTGTTCCTGGTCATCGGCATCGTCGTCGGCCACGTGGACACGGGCTGGACGTTCTACACGCCCTACAGCTCGCGCGCGGACTACTCGGTCATCTGGATGACCATGGGTGTCTTCATCCTGGGCTTCTCGTCCATCCTCACGGGCGTGAACTTCATCGCCACGGTGCACACCATGCGCGCCCCCGGCATGAACTGGCGCCGCCTGCCGCTGTTCATCTGGGGCATCTACGCCACGTCGGTCATCCAGGTGCTCGCCACCCCCGTGCTCGCCATCACGCTCCTGCTCCTCACCATGGAGAAGGCGCTCGGCATCGCGGTGTTCGACCCGGCCATCGGCGGTGACCCGGTGCTCTTCCAGCACTTCTTCTGGTTCTACTCGCACCCGGCCGTGTACATCATGATCCTCCCGGGCATGGCCATCGTGAACGAGCTCATCGGCACGTTCAGCCGCCGCAAGATCTTCGGCTACATGTTCGTGGCCATGAGCTCCGTGGCGCTCGCGCTGCTCGGCTTCCTGGTGTGGGGCCACCACATGTTCACGTCGGGCATGAGCGAGTACTCGACCATGGTCTTCTCGGCGCTCACCTTCTTGGTGGCCATCCCCTCGGGCGTGAAGATCTTCAACTGGGTCGCCACGCTCTACCAGGGCAGCATCTCGCTGGCGTCGCCCATGCTCTACGCGCTGGGGTTCATCGCGCTCTTCACCATCGGCGGCGTCACGGGTCTGTTCCTGGGCACGCTGTCCACGGACATCCACCTGCACGACACGTACTTCGTCGTCGCGCACTTCCACTACGTGATGGTGGGCGGCACGGTGTTCGGCTTCATCGGCGGCCTGCACTACTGGTGGCCCAAGATGACCGGCAAGATGTACGACGAGAACTGGGCGCGCGTGGCTTGGGCGCTGGTGTTCACCGGCTTCAACGTCACCTTCTTCAGCCAGTTCGTGCTCGGCAGCCAGGGCATGCCGCGTCGCTACTACGACTACCTGCCGCGCTTCCACAACCTGCACATGACCAGCTCGGGCGGGGCCTACATCCTGGGCGTCGGCTTCACCGTCATGGCCATCATGTTCATCAAGTCGCTGCGCAGCGGGGCGAAGGCTTCGGAGAACCCGTGGGGCTCGGCTGGCTACGAGTGGCTCACCACCACACCGCCGCATCCGCACAACTTCCACGAGCAGCCCGTCATCACCCGCGGGCCCTACGACTACCACCTCTGCACGGACCTCGAGCTCTTCGAAGGACACCACAAGGACTTTGTGGCTGAAGACGCGAAGTGA
- a CDS encoding cytochrome c oxidase subunit II, producing the protein MSTLAPQVDSLFYFIYYVSLISFVLIVGTMVFYVIKYRRRPGVKAQPSGHNNVLEVAWTVAPVFLLVYLFHAGWQGYVFGAVAPSNSLEIHVTGKQWTWDFTHMPSGAQESNALTVPVHQPVRLTMSSADVLHSFFVPAFRVKRDVVPGMFTTLWFEATHTTAEDEPLTVFCAEYCGSPHGRDAAGNPVVTAESSVAPNGNHSSMLATLRVTTREAYDRHVAQLDGPPAECEGNADPMACWGELLSQEMGCMGCHNTTGAAGGIAPTWRGLWGSSRAFTDGSTRDADENYIIQSVMEPQSQIVQGFGNANMPVYNPTENRKLALVAFIRSLATEGQ; encoded by the coding sequence ATGTCGACCCTCGCCCCGCAGGTCGACTCTCTCTTCTACTTCATCTACTACGTCAGCCTGATCTCGTTCGTGCTGATCGTGGGAACGATGGTGTTCTACGTCATCAAGTACCGGCGCAGGCCGGGCGTGAAGGCGCAGCCCTCGGGACACAACAACGTGCTCGAGGTCGCTTGGACCGTCGCGCCCGTGTTCCTGCTGGTCTACCTCTTCCACGCGGGCTGGCAGGGCTACGTCTTCGGAGCCGTGGCTCCGTCGAACTCGCTCGAGATCCACGTCACCGGCAAGCAGTGGACGTGGGACTTCACGCACATGCCGAGCGGCGCTCAGGAGTCCAACGCGCTCACGGTGCCCGTGCACCAGCCCGTGCGCTTGACCATGTCTTCCGCCGACGTGCTGCACAGCTTCTTCGTGCCGGCCTTCCGCGTGAAGCGCGACGTCGTGCCCGGCATGTTCACCACGCTGTGGTTCGAGGCCACGCACACCACGGCCGAGGACGAGCCGCTCACCGTCTTCTGTGCCGAGTACTGCGGTTCGCCGCACGGCCGCGACGCCGCGGGCAACCCAGTGGTCACCGCCGAGAGCAGCGTGGCGCCCAACGGCAACCACAGCAGCATGTTGGCCACCCTGCGCGTCACCACGCGCGAGGCGTACGACAGGCACGTGGCGCAGCTCGACGGTCCGCCCGCCGAGTGTGAGGGCAACGCCGACCCGATGGCCTGCTGGGGCGAGCTCCTCTCCCAGGAGATGGGCTGCATGGGCTGCCACAACACCACGGGTGCCGCGGGCGGTATCGCTCCCACCTGGCGTGGCCTGTGGGGCAGCAGCCGCGCCTTCACCGACGGCAGCACCCGCGACGCCGACGAGAACTACATCATCCAGTCCGTCATGGAGCCCCAGTCGCAGATTGTGCAGGGCTTCGGTAACGCCAACATGCCGGTCTACAACCCGACCGAGAACCGCAAGCTGGCGCTCGTCGCCTTCATCCGGTCGCTCGCCACCGAGGGTCAGTGA